GCGTAGAAACGGACACAGGTCTGTTTAAATTGAGCAATCACTTGATACGGCGTAGATTGAGACAAAACCAGTTTGTCTGCATCGAAGACACGCATAGCTAGATGTTTAAAATTTATTTTTTGCTGTTCCACAAGCGATTTCATCTTAGAAAGTCTCATCATGAGTCAAGATTGCACGAAGTCTAAGCGATAATTTCATCTTACGCCTTGACCTTAAATACCTTAGGCGCTCAAAATATTGGCACATTTCGACATTATGATCATAAGGCATACAGAACGATGAATCCAAGCGATGATTTAGAATACCAATTAGAAACACTGGCAATTCGCACAGGGCATGATCGGACCTCTGAAGGTGAGCATAGTGAACCAATTTTCCTAACCTCATCATTTGTGTGTGAAAGTGCGGCTGATGCTGCAGCAAAATTTTCAGGACAAATCGCAGGGAATACTTATTCACGTTATACCAATCCGACTGTACAAGCATTTGAAAAACGCTTGGCTGTATTGGATGGTGCAGAACGTGCGGTTGCAACCAGTTCAGGTATGGCAGCGGTACATGCCATGTGTATGGCCTATTTAAAAGCTGGCGACCATGTGATTTGCTCTCGTGCAGTATTTGGTTCAATCATTGCCTTATTTGAAAAATACGTTGCAAAATTTGCAGTCGAAGTGACCTTTGTGGATTTGGGTGATCTAGAAGGCTGGAAACAAGCCATTCGTCCAAATACACGTATTTTATTTATCGAAACACCATCTAATCCATTGGCCCAAGTGGGTGATATGCAGGCGATTGCCGATATTGCCCATGCCAATGGGGCGCTATTTGCGGTGGATAACTGTTTCTGTACACCGGTATTGCAACAGCCGATTAAGTTTGGTGCAGATTTAGTACTTTATTCAGCAACCAAATATATTGATGGCCAAGGTCGTGCCTTGGGTGGTGCTGTTGTCGGAAAATATGATTTGCTTGAGGAAGTAAATGGTGTGATCCGTACTTTAGGTAATTCGATGAGTCCATTTAATGCATGGATTTTCTTGAAAGGCTTAGAGACCCTTAGCATTCGTATGAAAGCCCATTGTGAAAGTGCTCAAAAATTGGCGGAATGGTTACATCAGCACGAAAAAGTTGAAAAAGTGTATTACGCAGGTCTACCTGATCATCCAGGCCATGCGCTTGCGAAAAAACAGCAAAAAGGCTTTGGCGGTGTTGTATCTTTTGTCGTGAAAGGTCAACGTGAAGGCGCTTGGACGGTGATCGATAATACACGTTTCTTATCAATTACCAGTAATTTGGGTGACGTTAAGTCAACAATTACACATCCAGCAACGACCTCACATGGTAGAATGTCGGCTGAAGCTAAACAAGCTGCAGGAATTGAAGAAGGTTTGATTCGTGTGTCTGTTGGTTTAGAAGACATTGATGATATTATTCGCGACATATCACGCGGTTTAG
The DNA window shown above is from Acinetobacter colistiniresistens and carries:
- a CDS encoding O-succinylhomoserine sulfhydrylase, encoding MNPSDDLEYQLETLAIRTGHDRTSEGEHSEPIFLTSSFVCESAADAAAKFSGQIAGNTYSRYTNPTVQAFEKRLAVLDGAERAVATSSGMAAVHAMCMAYLKAGDHVICSRAVFGSIIALFEKYVAKFAVEVTFVDLGDLEGWKQAIRPNTRILFIETPSNPLAQVGDMQAIADIAHANGALFAVDNCFCTPVLQQPIKFGADLVLYSATKYIDGQGRALGGAVVGKYDLLEEVNGVIRTLGNSMSPFNAWIFLKGLETLSIRMKAHCESAQKLAEWLHQHEKVEKVYYAGLPDHPGHALAKKQQKGFGGVVSFVVKGQREGAWTVIDNTRFLSITSNLGDVKSTITHPATTSHGRMSAEAKQAAGIEEGLIRVSVGLEDIDDIIRDISRGLDLI